A stretch of the Desulforamulus ferrireducens genome encodes the following:
- a CDS encoding nucleoside recognition domain-containing protein codes for MVTIDTLKRGLHKGLSTTWLLTKVVVPIYVLVTFLSFTPVFNHIADFCSPLMKYVGLPGEASLALVVGNVLNIYGALGVISSLQLNVKEINIIALMLLLSHTIIVESAVAGKCGINPWFIGLCRVILAILAGIILNLLL; via the coding sequence ATGGTTACAATCGATACTTTAAAGCGGGGTCTTCACAAGGGCTTATCCACCACCTGGCTATTGACCAAGGTGGTGGTACCCATTTATGTGCTGGTTACTTTCCTAAGTTTTACGCCTGTTTTCAACCATATCGCAGACTTCTGTTCTCCCTTGATGAAATATGTGGGTTTGCCGGGAGAAGCATCCCTGGCTCTGGTGGTGGGAAACGTACTAAATATATACGGGGCTTTGGGAGTGATATCCTCACTGCAACTAAATGTCAAGGAAATCAATATTATTGCTCTGATGTTGCTGTTATCTCATACCATCATTGTGGAAAGTGCGGTGGCAGGGAAATGTGGTATTAATCCCTGGTTTATAGGGTTATGTCGCGTTATATTGGCGATTTTGGCTGGGATTATTTTAAATCTTTTGCTCTAG
- a CDS encoding nucleoside recognition domain-containing protein translates to MDTIQWWEFINTALWGSINSVWQMAIIIIPLMVLLEIAKDLRILDKIAHWLAPLMRFFRLPQKGAFPILVGLTFGLAYGAGVIIESVKNGDLTWRDLFLINIFLILCHSVVEDTALFMAVGANGFLILVSRIVLAVAVTYLLSRWQGIYRLEKVLAGKVIVPHCSHCDKG, encoded by the coding sequence GTGGATACTATTCAGTGGTGGGAATTTATTAACACGGCCCTATGGGGGAGTATAAATAGTGTTTGGCAGATGGCCATCATTATTATTCCCCTCATGGTGCTTTTAGAAATAGCCAAGGATCTCCGAATATTGGATAAAATTGCCCATTGGTTGGCACCCCTCATGCGCTTTTTTCGTCTACCACAAAAAGGGGCCTTTCCAATACTGGTTGGTTTAACCTTCGGTTTAGCCTATGGTGCCGGTGTTATTATTGAAAGTGTGAAAAATGGCGACTTAACTTGGCGGGATTTATTTCTCATTAATATCTTCTTAATTCTATGTCACTCGGTTGTGGAGGATACAGCCCTGTTTATGGCAGTGGGTGCCAACGGTTTTCTTATTTTAGTCAGCCGAATTGTTTTAGCGGTGGCAGTAACTTACCTGCTTTCCCGCTGGCAAGGAATATACCGCTTGGAGAAAGTGCTGGCTGGCAAAGTAATTGTGCCCCATTGTTCCCATTGTGATAAAGGATAA